One genomic window of Arachis stenosperma cultivar V10309 chromosome 10, arast.V10309.gnm1.PFL2, whole genome shotgun sequence includes the following:
- the LOC130956382 gene encoding leucine-rich repeat receptor-like serine/threonine-protein kinase SKM1 — translation MARVMMWFRFLFLLILLNLLNPSHGKETESQQDLELLLSFKASIHDDPLHSLSNWLPTISLCNWNGITCNKNISDVIVVTALSLAGKNISGEASSSVFHLPNLTSLDLSNNQLTKLLHLDQSPPFLSPIRYLNLSNNNLTGPPPLSLFSASFSLLETLDLSNNMFSGEIPPQIGLFSALTYLDIGGNLLGGHIPSSITQLKNLQYFTLASNQLVGEIPKEIRAMKNLKWIYFGYNNLSGEIPSAIGELTSLNHLDLVYNNLTGTIPESIGSLTNLEYIFLYQNKFNGPIPRSIFNLKKLVSLDLSDNSLSGEIPELVVNLQRLEILHLFSNNFSGKIPKGLESLPRLQVLQLWSNSLTGEIPLELGKRNNLTVLDLSSNNLTGKVPETLCNSGTLYKLILFSNKLEGRIPRSLSTCKTLRRVRLQNNKLSGNLPEEFTKLTQVYFLDISGNQLSGRIDDRQWSMPSLQMLNLANNFFSGEIPSSFGSKKLEDLDLSENRFSGEIPRGIFENSEDLVQLKLGNNNLYGTIPEELCSCKKLVALDLSHNNLNGQIPMKLAEMPVLGLLDLSENQFSGEIPQNLGKVESLVQVNVSHNRFHGSLPSTGAFLAINASAVAGNDLCDRESEASNGLPPCKGSQNQTWLFLVLCLLFGLVAIAVAAFLVILVRRRKSMQMRRVENNEDGGTWEMQFFDAKASRTINMEDVVACSREGKVVSKGRNWVSYEGKCMGSENDMRFVVKEITDATSLPLRFWEDTVKFEKKVRHGNIVKLVATCHSGKKGFLVYESVEGERSLAEIVGGLSWQRRWKVAVGIAKALKFLHCECCSTVWDLTDEVLSPEIVLVDGKGVTRLKLSPPGMAPLDVKGFMITSPYVAPEARNNNSGDATEKSEIYGFGVMLIELLTGRATTDIESGNGNVVHQHQSVVEWARYCYSDCHLDTWIDPVIKGGDESTKYHNDIVEAMNLALHCTATDPKARPSAREVLKALEAIHTTNTQLFCST, via the exons ATGGCCAGAGTGATGATGTGGTTCAGGTTCTTGTTCTTGCTAATTCTTCTCAACTTGCTGAACCCATCACATGGCAAAGAAACTGAAAGTCAACAAGACCTTGAGCTTCTCTTATCGTTCAAAGCTTCAATCCACGACGATCCACTTCACTCTCTCAGTAACTGGCTTCCAACCATTTCTTTATGCAACTGGAACGGCATCACTTGCAACAAGAATATATCTGATGTCATAGTCGTCACCGCCCTTTCCCTCGCCGGTAAAAACATCTCCGGCGAGGCTTCTTCCTCCGTTTTCCACCTTCCAAACCTCACATCACTCGACCTCTCCAACAACCAGCTTACGAAGCTCCTCCACTTGGATCAATCTCCTCCATTTCTCTCCCCAATTCGTTACCTCAACCTCAGCAACAACAATCTAACCGGCCCTCCCCCTCTCTCCTTGTTCTCCGCCTCCTTTTCTCTCCTGGAGACTCTTGACCTCTCCAACAACATGTTCTCCGGCGAGATCCCTCCCCAAATTGGCCTCTTCTCAGCCCTAACCTACCTTGACATTGGAGGCAACCTTCTCGGCGGACACATTCCGAGTTCCATAACTCAGTTGAAAAATCTACAGTACTTCACTCTCGCTTCGAACCAGTTAGTCGGCGAAATCCCGAAAGAGATTCGAGCCATGAAGAATTTGAAGTGGATTTACTTCGGTTACAACAATCTCTCTGGTGAAATTCCCAGCGCCATTGGTGAGTTAACTTCATTGAACCACCTCGATCTTGTGTACAACAACCTCACCGGAACCATTCCTGAATCCATCGGAAGCTTAACGAATCTCGAGTACATCTTCCTCTACCAGAACAAATTCAACGGTCCGATTCCTCGTTCAATCTTCAACCTCAAGAAGCTTGTATCTCTTGACCTCAGCGATAACTCTCTCTCCGGCGAGATTCCGGAACTCGTGGTGAATCTTCAAAGGCTTGAGATTCTTCATTTGTTTTCGAACAATTTCTCAGGGAAGATTCCCAAGGGTTTGGAATCTTTGCCGCGGCTTCAGGTGCTTCAGCTGTGGTCAAACTCGTTGACCGGGGAGATTCCGTTGGAACTTGGGAAGCGTAACAACCTAACGGTTTTGGATCTCTCTTCTAACAACCTCACGGGGAAGGTTCCAGAAACTCTGTGCAATTCCGGGACGCTTTACAAACTCATCCTCTTCTCTAACAAATTAGAAGGCCGAATCCCGAGAAGCTTGAGCACATGCAAAACGCTGCGTAGAGTGCGTCTCCAGAATAACAAGCTCTCTGGGAATTTGCCTGAGGAATTCACCAAGCTCACTCAGGTCTACTTCTTGGATATCTCCGGCAACCAACTTTCTGGAAGAATCGATGATAGACAATGGAGCATGCCGTCTCTTCAAATGCTTAATCTGGCTAACAATTTCTTCTCCGGCGAGATTCCGAGCTCGTTCGGGAGCAAGAAATTGGAAGATTTAGACTTATCAGAGAATCGATTCTCTGGTGAAATTCCTCGTGGAATCTTCGAGAATTCGGAGGATTTGGTGCAGTTGAAGCTCGGAAACAACAATCTTTATGGTACTATTCCTGAAGAACTCTGTTCATGCAAGAAGCTTGTGGCGTTAGACCTTAGCCATAACAATCTCAACGGTCAAATTCCGATGAAGCTTGCGGAGATGCCGGTTTTAGGGCTTCTTGATTTGTCGGAGAACCAATTCTCCGGCGAGATTCCGCAGAATTTGGGGAAAGTGGAATCTCTTGTTCAGGTTAACGTATCTCACAACCGTTTCCATGGAAGTTTACCTTCCACAGGAGCGTTCCTCGCCATCAACGCTAGTGCAGTCGCAGGGAACGATCTTTGTGACCGCGAAAGTGAAGCTTCTAACGGTTTGCCACCATGCAAGGGTTCTCAGAACCAGACATGGCTGTTCTTAGTGCTATGTTTACTCTTTGGATTGGTTGCGATTGCCGTTGCAGCTTTTCTGGTAATTTTGGTGCGAAGAAGGAAAAGCATGCAGATGAGAAGAGTGGAGAATAACGAAGATGGCGGCACGTGGGAGATGCAGTTTTTCGATGCGAAAGCTTCGAGAACGATAAATATGGAAGACGTTGTTGCTTGTTCAAGAGAAGGGAAAGTGGTTTCGAAAGGAAGGAACTGGGTTTCGTACGAAGGAAAATGCATGGGAAGCGAAAACGACATGCGTTTTGTGGTGAAGGAAATCACTGATGCAACGTCTCTTCCGCTTAGATTCTGGGAAGATACGGTGAAGTTTGAGAAGAAGGTTCGGCACGGTAACATTGTCAAGCTTGTTGCCACGTGTCACTCAGGGAAGAAGGGGTTCTTGGTTTACGAGAGTGTGGAGGGAGAGAGGAGTCTCGCCGAGATTGTGGGCGGTTTGAGTTGGCAACGGAGGTGGAAGGTTGCGGTGGGGATCGCGAAGGCGCTTAAGTTCTTGCATTGTGAGTGTTGCTCTACGGTCTGGGATCTCACCGACGAGGTGCTGTCGCCGGAGATTGTTTTGGTGGACGGAAAAGGTGTCACTCGCCTTAAGCTCAGCCCTCCTGGCATGGCGCCTTTGGATGTCAAAGGTTTCATGATCACTTCCCCTTACGTTGCACCAG AGGCAAGGAATAATAATAGTGGAGATGCGACAGAGAAGAGTGAAATATATGGATTCGGAGTTATGCTGATTGAATTATTGACTGGAAGAGCCACTACGGACATTGAATCAGGGAATGGAAATGTGGTGCACCAGCATCAGAGCGTTGTAGAGTGGGCCCGATACTGTTACTCTGACTGTCATCTTGACACGTGGATAGATCCCGTGATCAAGGGTGGAGATGAGTCAACCAAATATCATAACGACATCGTTGAGGCCATGAACCTTGCCTTGCACTGCACCGCCACTGATCCTAAGGCCAGACCAAGcgcaagagaagttcttaaggCTCTAGAAGCTATTCACACCACCAACACACAATTATTTTGCTCAACATGa